Genomic DNA from Deltaproteobacteria bacterium:
TCACCTTCACGAAAGTCTCAGCAATCTTTCTCATGTTTTGCAAATATTCCCTGGACAGAGGATCGACCTGAATGACTTTGCCCCCAATCGCTTTAGCCACGGTCTCTGCGCTTTCCTTACTGAACTGTTTCTGAACAAAAACCACTCTGATTCCTTCCGCCTTCGCTTGTGCGATGAGACGGGCCAGGGTCTTGGCGCTCGGTTCCTTGCCTTCCAACTCTATAGGGACTTGCTCCAAGTCGTAATCGTTGCAAATGTACCCCCAGGCAGGGTGAAACACCATAACTTGGCGATTCTTAAGATTTTTCAGGATACCGGTAATTTCTGCGTCCAGCTTGTCAAGATCATGGTGGAAGGCCCTCAAATTAGCTTCATAGTAGGCCGCGTGATCCGGGTCTTCTGAAATGAATGCATCGCAGATGCTTTTTGCCTGGATCTTGACTAACCTTAAGCTTAACCAGATGTGGGGGTCCTTGATAC
This window encodes:
- a CDS encoding zinc ABC transporter substrate-binding protein — translated: MTKRFLLPVGLFGAVFLVIVFLGTANVYPKLSNDTKQKLKVFVSILPQAYFAERVGGERVDVSVMVGPGQSPATYEPRPKQMAKLSKASLFFRIGVPFENVWIERISKANPRMKVIDTRQGLELLPMKAHHHGKGIKDPHIWLSLRLVKIQAKSICDAFISEDPDHAAYYEANLRAFHHDLDKLDAEITGILKNLKNRQVMVFHPAWGYICNDYDLEQVPIELEGKEPSAKTLARLIAQAKAEGIRVVFVQKQFSKESAETVAKAIGGKVIQVDPLSREYLQNMRKIAETFVKVMQ